One stretch of Podospora bellae-mahoneyi strain CBS 112042 chromosome 2, whole genome shotgun sequence DNA includes these proteins:
- the taf6 gene encoding histone H4-like TAF Taf6, SAGA complex subunit (EggNog:ENOG503NV9P; BUSCO:EOG09260THV; COG:K) gives MAANDSNPKLLWNPENVRDVADSIGISLGDEPLRVLAQDVEYRIGQVIIESLRFMKASNRTTLTVQDVSNAMRVLQVEPLYGYESTRPLRYGEASLGPGQPLFYIEDEEVDFEKLINAPLPKVPRDTSFTSHWLALEGVQPSIPQNPTTAETSSKDLLPKGPGANPALAALAGNDNVSFRPAVKHVISKELILYFDKIQSAVLDDDPDEEKTRLRMAALESVRSDPGLHQLLPYFVNFIANQVTLRLDDLFVLRQMMELTEAIIQNPNFFLDPYASSLAAPILTCLMSNKLGGIEHGTDTVKDQYSLRELAASLLGVLATKYNKSNRQLRPKLTRTCLKYFMEPNRPPAVLFGAISGVAAAGGPEAVRILMLPNVKSFDQAVLQPLHDKGEAHKLEYEMLVGGIMKAIKGAVGGGVKPNANGVNGVDLEREAQQIVDFLGETIGRRVLALADHTLNKAILEVRHLE, from the exons ATGGCTGCAAACGATTCCAATCCAAAATTGCTCTGGAATCCAGAAAATGTCAGAGACGTGGCCGATTCAATAGGAATTTCCCTTGGTGACGAACCGCTGCGAGTGCTGGCCCAGGATGTTGAATACCGGATCGGCCAGGTCATCATCGAGTCGCTTCGCTTCATGAAGGCCTCCAATCGCACCACCCTGACTGTCCAAGATGTCTCCAATGCCATGCGTGTACTACAAGTCGAACCATTGTACGGTTATGAATCAACCCGACCCTTGCGCTATGGAGAGGCGAGCCTGGGACCCGGCCAGCCGCTGTTCTACatcgaagacgaggaggtggatttCGAGAAGCTGATTAACGCGCCGCTACCGAAGGTCCCTCGGGATACAAGTTTCACCT CACACTGGCTTGCCCTCGAAGGCGTCCAACCCTCAATCCCCCAGaacccaaccaccgccgAAACATCCTCAAAGGACCTCCTACCGAAGGGCCCAGGCGCCAACCCGGCCCTGGCTGCCCTCGCCGGCAATGACAATGTCTCCTTCCGACCAGCCGTTAAGCACGTCATCAGCAAAGAGCTTATCCTCTACTTCGACAAGATCCAATCCGCCGTCCTCGACGATGACCCCGATGAAGAAAAGACCCGATTGCGCATGGCCGCCCTGGAGTCCGTCCGCTCCGACCCAggcctccaccagctcctcccctaCTTTGTCAACTTCATTGCGAATCAAGTCACGCTCCGCCTCGATGATCTCTTTGTCCTGCGCCAAATGATGGAACTCACCGAAGCCATCATCCAAAACcccaacttcttcctcgaCCCTTACGCCagctccctcgccgccccgATCCTCACCTGCCTCATGTCCAACAAACTAGGCGGTATCGAACACGGAACCGACACAGTCAAAGATCAGTACAGCCTCCGCGAGTTAGCCGCCAGTCTCCTTGGTGTTCTTGCAACCAAGTATAACAAGAGCAACCGCCAACTCCGCCCCAAGCTCACCAGGACATGCCTCAAGTACTTTATGGAACCCAACCGTCCCCCGGCCGTGCTGTTCGGCGCCATAAGTGGGGTCGCTGCCGCCGGAGGGCCGGAAGCAGTCCGGATCCTTATGCTTCCCAACGTCAAGAGCTTCGACCAGGCcgtcctccaacccctccacgACAAGGGTGAGGCCCATAAACTCGAGTACGAGATGTTGGTAGGCGGTATCATGAAGGCGATCAAGGGTGCTGTCGGGGGTGGCGTCAAGCCTAATGCCAATGGCGTTAACGGCGTGGATCTCGAGCGGGAAGCGCAGCAGATTGTCGATTTCCTGGGGGAGACCATCGGGAGAAGGGTGCTCGCGCTGGCGGACCACACGCTCAACAAGGCGATCTTGGAGGTACGGCACTTGGAGTag
- the SDH3 gene encoding cytochrome b subunit of succinate dehydrogenase, Sdh3p (COG:G; EggNog:ENOG503P4H8), whose amino-acid sequence MIAQRTGTTALRRVAANPNAVFTSTFAKAAMSQMQTRQATTQKISATEARSILDAQRLNRPVSPHLDIYDKQQTFFGGSIWQRFTGSGLSGGLYVFGAAYLAAPLLGWHLESASLVSAFGALPFAVKSGVKFLVAWPFAFHAFNGVRHLALDLGMFMKRQQIVKGGWYIWGASFVSGLYLAFFL is encoded by the exons ATGATTGCCCAACGGACAGGCACGACGGCTCTCCGCAGAG tcgccgccaaccccaatGCCGTCTTCACATCCACCTTTGCCAAGGCTGCCATGTCCCAAATGCAAACGAG ACAAGCCACCACCCAGAAAATCTCCGCCACCGAAGCCCGCTCCATCCTAGACGCTCAACGCCTCAACCGCCCCGTCTCCCCCCACCTCGATATCTACGACAAGCAGCAGACCTTCTTCGGCGGCTCCATTTGGCAGCGCTTCACCGGCTCCGGCCTCTCGGGCGGCCTCTACGTCTTCGGCGCCGCCTACCTcgccgcccccctcctcggctgGCACCTTGAGTCCGCCTCCCTCGTCTCCGCGTTCGGTGCCCTCCCCTTTGCCGTCAAGTCCGGCGTCAAGTTCCTCGTCGCCTGGCCTTTTGCCTTCCACGCCTTCAACGGCGTCCGccacctcgccctcgaccTGGGCATGTTCATGAAGAGGCAGCAGATTGTCAAGGGGGGGTGGTACATCTGGGGCGCTTCGTTTGTCAGCGGGCTGTACTTGGCTTTCTTCCTTTAA
- a CDS encoding hypothetical protein (EggNog:ENOG503PYIE) produces the protein MSAPPDDTTGNTTNGSPEAGDSTVADPSTSIAFTPLQKLPLELRFMIYRHTWEPKTITISSPGVGRIHDYRELPVTLRINSETRQETLRHYYECNVWSRYVNHTTNEFGERCRKAYINPSLDTLYLDHFPTITRIDIPIPPVKKPCLRIILSAYIDQPGALELLHAKSGLGPLILEMEIEQQITRREGYGVALLLSVEEDIPIALARAQGRRLTFGSTKESEQGEGG, from the exons ATGAGTGCCCCACCTGACGACACCACGGGCAACACAACAAATGGTTCTCCAGAAGCAGGAGACAGTACGGTAGCGGACCCTTCAACTTCAATCGCATTCACGCCTCTTCAAAAACTTCCACTCGAACTTCGGTTCATGATTTACCGCCACACATGGGAGCCAAAAACCATCACAATTTCAAGCCCTGGCGTTGGCAGAATCCATGACTACCGCGAGCTGCCTGTAACCCTGCGCATCAACAGCGAAACCCGACAGGAGACATTGAGGCACTACTATGAGTGTAATGTCTGGTCAAGATATGTCAACCATACCACCAATGAGTTCGGCGAGAGATGCAGAAAGGCATATATCAATCCATCTTTGGATACGCTATACCTAGATCACTTCCCAACTATCACCAGGATCGatatccccatccccccggTCAAGAAGCCGTGCCTACGGATCATTTTAAGCGCATACATCGACCAGCCGGGTGCTCTTGAGCTATTGCACGCCAAATCGGGTCTCGGGCCGCTCATTCTTGAGATGGAGATCGAGCAACAAATCACAAGAAGGGAA GGTTATGGGGTGGCATTGTTACTGAGCGTGGAGGAAGATATACCTATTGCTTTGGCCCGTGCCCAAGGACGTCGTTTAACTTTTGGTTCGACCAAAGAATcagaacaaggagaagggggctAA
- a CDS encoding hypothetical protein (EggNog:ENOG503NVPN; COG:E) yields the protein MADATSYKKPPVDNDTYSDHVDSEAASEVYDENGSLLSGKTGSSLGYGVPDSRKIGVTGAVFLILNKMIGTGIFSTPSSIFASTGSVGISILLWAVAGLLTLSGLSVYLEFGLAIPRSGGEKNYLERVFRKPPFLITSVFAVQMILLGFSAGNSLAFGRYVLLACGHPMPDGLVPRIIAVACMTFVVLLHAIKPTWGLRLTNALGVFKVLVLLLIVFAGFAALAGYRLIPDPHNFDNFWAIEKGDGYGGGGAYAYATALLQVVYSYKGWENANYVMGELKNPQRTLKIAAPLAVIGVTILYVLANVAYFAAIPKAELAKSEVIVAGLFFRNMFGESVAARSLPAFVALSNIGNVLAVSFAHSRVNQELAKEGILPWSNFWASTKPFRTPAAALFLHWIVTVIVLVAPPPGPAYNFIVNLYTYPGAWINTMVAGGLIYLQFKKSENWSSPWRTWLPVTIVYLLLNIFLAITPFIPPNSDWNADGYPYYAFPLVGIAILLLGVVYWGVWTKLLPKLGGYTIVAEMVIDETGEEVMRYHKVPTTGPREATAQPLLWDGNASLHSGYGSL from the exons ATGGCGGACGCCACAAGTTACAAGAAGCCGCCCGTCGACAACGACACGTATTCCGACCATGTCGACAGTGAAGCCGCCAGCGAGGTCTACGATGAGAACGGTTCTCTACTCAGCGGAAAGACGGGGAGCAGCCTTGGATATGGAGTCCCAGACTCGAGAAAAATTGGTGTCACAGGTGCTGTCTTCTTGATCCTCAACAAGATGATCGGCACCGGCATATTCTCCACACCGTCCAGTATTTTCGCTTCGACCGGTTCGGTTGGCATCAGTATTCTCTTGTGGGCAGTCG CAGGACTTCTCACTCTGTCCGGTCTCAGTGTCTACCTCGAATTTGGCCTTGCTATTCCACGCTCTGGAGGCGAGAAGAACTACCTGGAACGTGTATTCCGGAAACCGCCATTTCTCATCACAAGCGTCTTTGCTGTCCAGATGATCTTGCTCGGGTTTTCTGCTGGCAACTCTCTTGCATTCGGTCGATATGTGCTGCTAGCATGCGGTCACCCTATGCCTGATGGCTTGGTTCCACGGATAATCGCCGTCGCCTGTATGACATTCGTCGTGCTCCTCCACGCAATCAAACCCACATGGGGCCTGCGACTTACCAACGCACTCGGGGTCTTCAAGGTGCTGGTTTTGTTGCTCATTGTCTTCGCTGGATTTGCGGCATTGGCAGGATACCGCTTGATCCCGGACCCTCACAACTTCGACAACTTTTGGGCCATCGAAAAGGGGGATGGGtatggcggtggcggggcCTATGCGTATGCTACCGCTCTCCTGCAGGTTGTTTACAGCTACAAGGGGTGGGAAAACGCCAATTATGTCATGGGAGAACTCAAGAATCCCCAGAGAACACTGAAAATTGCGGCGCCTCTCGCGGTCATTGGCGTTACCATCCTGTATGTGTTGGCGAATGTGGCTTATTTTGCGGCTATTCCAAAGGCCGAGCTGGCAAAGTCCGAGGTTATTGTTGCTGGCCTCTTCTTCCGCAACATGTTTGGAGAGAGCGTCGCCGCCAGGAGCTTGCCGGCTTTCGTCGCCCTAAGCAATATCGGGAATGTTCTCGCCGTCAGCTTCGCCCACTCCCGTGTCAACCAGGAGTTGGCAAAGGAGGGAATCCTACCATGGAGCAACTTTTGGGCTTCTACCAAGCCCTTCCGGACCCCTGCTGCAGCG CTGTTTTTGCATTGGATCGTCACCGTTATTGTGCTCGTTGCACCCCCTCCCGGCCCGGCCTACAACTTCATTGTCAATCTGTACACATACCCAGGAGCATGGATCAACACCATGGTTGCTGGTGGGCTTATTTACCTGCAGTTCAAAAAGTCCGAGAACTGGTCGTCGCCGTGGCGCACGTGGCTTCCGGTCACCATTGTGTACCTCCTACTCAACATTTTCCTTGCCATCACACCCTTCATCCCACCAAACAGCGACTGGAACGCCGATGGCTATCCATACTACGCATTCCCTCTCGTGGGAATTGCcattttgctgctgggcgtGGTGTATTGGGGGGTGTGGACCAAGCTTTTACCAAAGCTTGGTGGCTACACTATTGTGGCGGAGATGGTTATTGATGAGACGGGCGAAGAAGTGATGAGATATCACAAGGTTCCAACAACAGGTCCCAGGGAGGCGACGGCGCAACCGCTCCTGTGGGACGGAAATGCCAGTCTCCATAGCGGTTATGGTTCGCTGTGA
- a CDS encoding hypothetical protein (CAZy:AA9; EggNog:ENOG503P0MZ; COG:G), translating into MLTSLISTLGLLAAGVNAHGAVTSYIIDGKTYPGYQGFSPANSKNVIQRQWPDYNPITSCSASQLRCNGGTSATESAPVQPGSKVSAVWQQWTHSQGPVIVWMYKCPGAFSSCDGSGSGWFKIDEGGFKASNGVFLDSENPSGWEIAKLVGGNKQWTSTIPSGLAPGNYLIRHELIALHQANAPQFYPECAQLVVGGSGSAQPDSSYKAAIPGYCKDGDSNIRVPINNRNIPQTYVVPGPPVWRGASKKARDFSA; encoded by the exons ATGTTGACCTCCCTCATCAGCACCCTCGGCCTTCTCGCCGCCGGCGTCAACGCCCACGGTGCCGTCACCAGCTACATCATCGACGGCAAGACCTACCCCGGCTACCAGGGCTTCTCCCCGGCCAACAGCAAGAATGTGATCCAGCGCCAATGGCCCGActacaaccccatcacctctTGCAGCGCCTCCCAGCTCCGCTGCAACGGCGGCACCTCGGCCACCGAGTCCGCCCCCGTCCAGCCCGGCTCCAAGGTCAGCGCCGTCTGGCAGCAGTGGACCCACTCCCAGGGCCCCGTCATCGTCTGGATGTACAAGTGCCCGGGCGCCTTCAGCTCCTGCGACGGGTCTGGCTCCGGCTGGTTCAAGATTGATGAGGGTGGCTTCAAGGCTAGCAACGGCGTGTTCCTCGACTCGGAGAACCCGTCTGGGTGGGAGATTGCCAAGCTTGTCGGTGGCAACAAACAGTGGACTAGCACTATTCCTTCGGGGCTTGCTCCTGGAAACTATCTCATTCGCCACGAGTTGATTGCCCTTCACCAGGCCAATGCTCCTCAGTTCTACCCCGAGTGCGCTCAGCTCGTGGTTGGCGGGTCTGGCTCGGCTCAGCCGGATAGCTCTTACAAGGCTGCTATTCCTGGGTACTGCAAGGATGGTGACTCTAACATTAGG gtccccatcaacaaccgcaACATTCCCCAGACCTATGTTGTCCCCGGTCCTCCGGTGTGGCGCGGTGCCTCCAAGAAGGCTCGTGACTTCTCTGCTTAA
- a CDS encoding hypothetical protein (COG:E; EggNog:ENOG503P0WU), which yields MLSSWARIASSLLLVSARWATAIPTAELDERELNSRQEDNHWVATWTSMPQLVEPNNMPPSQFTNGGVFRDATIRQTLHLSIGAERLRIQISNTFGGSDLPITAASIALAAGNKAGVAGIDAATLKPLTFRNGSSSIVVPRGQVAYTDPIEFSVGPQTNIAVSLYSQQGQSGSSITGHPGSRTTSHMQSGNRVSTATLSGGANTKHWYFLSAVEAWKPKDHSAFVILGDSITDGRGSTDDGNNRWPDLLIARMQKEGISHIGVNNQAAGGNTVLSGGLGPTLLTRYKRDALQVAGVKYVMIFIGVNDIGGGGTDSGSQNSIATRLQSAFQQIVRECKAAGIKTIGGTITQFTGSGQSYSNPTREQTRVKVNEWILNSGAFDATVDFAKIIGDPGNRAQLARQFDGGDHLHPNVAGFQAMADGFPLGFFRAFNGTL from the exons ATGCTTTCTTCGTGGGCGAGAATTGCCTcttcgctgctgctggtgtcAGCACGATGGGCTACTGCTATTCCAACCGCCGAGTTGGACGAGAGAGAACTCAACTCTCGTCAGGAGGATAATCACTGGGTGGCAACATGGACTTCCATGCCTCAGCTGGTTGAGCCTAACAATATGCCACCTTCGCAATTC ACCAACGGAGGCGTCTTCCGCGATGCCACCATCAGacaaaccctccacctctccatcGGCGCCGAGAGACTCCGCATCCAAATCAGCAACACCTTCGGCGGCAgcgacctccccatcaccgccgcctccatcgccctcgccgccggaAACAAAGCCGGAGTAGCCGGCATCGACGCCGCAACACTCAAACCCCTCACCTTCCGCaacggctcctcctccatcgtcGTCCCCCGCGGCCAGGTAGCGTACACGGACCCAATCGAGTTTTCCGTCGGCCCCCAGACCAACATCGCCGTCTCCCTCTACTCCCAGCAAGGCCAGTcaggcagcagcatcaccggCCACCCCGGCAGCCGCACAACCTCGCACATGCAGTCCGGCAACCGCGTCAGCACCGCCACCCTGTCCGGGGGagccaacaccaagcacTGGTACTTCCTGTCCGCAGTCGAAGCCTGGAAGCCAAAGGATCACTCCGCGTTTGTGATCCTGGGGGATAGCATCACCGACGGGAGAGGCAGCACCGACGACGGAAACAACCGCTGGCCTGACCTGCTCATCGCGCGTATGCAGAAAGAGGGAATCAGCCACATCGGCGTCAACAACCAGGCTGCGGGGGGTAACACCGTTCTCTCTGGCGGTCTGGGACCGACCCTCCTCACCCGGTACAAACGCGACGCTTTGCAAGTAGCGGGCGTGAAATATGTCATGATCTTCATTGGGGTGAATGacatcggcggcggtggcacCGACTCTGGTTCTCAAAACTCCATTGCGACAAGGTTGCAAAGCGCGTTTCAGCAGATTGTTAGGGAGTGCAAAGCAGCGGGGATCAAGACGATAGGGGGGACGATTACTCAGTTTACCGGGAGCGGGCAGAGCTATAGCAACCCGACAAGGGAGCAGACGAGGGTCAAGGTGAATGAGTGGATTTTGAACAGCGGGGCGTTTGACGCAACTGTGGATTTTGCAAAGATTATTGGGGATCCGGGAAATCGGGCGCAGCTGGCGAGGCAgtttgatgggggggatCATTTGCATCCTAACGTGGCCGGGTTTCAGGCTATGGCGGATGGGTTTCCGCTGGGGTTTTTCAGAGCTTTTAATGGGACTTTGTga